From the Musa acuminata AAA Group cultivar baxijiao chromosome BXJ3-7, Cavendish_Baxijiao_AAA, whole genome shotgun sequence genome, one window contains:
- the LOC135581067 gene encoding ATP synthase subunit delta, chloroplastic-like, with protein sequence MAAIPPSPVALRPATPSSAIVVPMSFSLHRLPSAPRRLCFLRLASPSFRGCRRGATGAVIMDTAASRYANALADVARSNGSLEASITDMEKVDRLFADPEVQSFFANPTVAPDRKAELVKEIAASCELRPHTANFLNILVEMQRIDIVKEIAREFEACCNRMTNTEVAIVSSVVRLEPQDLAHIAQAVQRLTGAKNVRIKTVLDPSLIAGFTIRYGPSGSKFIDMSVKKQINDIASQLDFSFTSHSLD encoded by the coding sequence ATGGCGGCGATCCCCCCGTCTCCCGTTGCCCTCCGCCCCGCCACCCCTTCCTCCGCCATCGTCGTCCCGATGTCCTTCTCCCTCCATCGCCTCCCCTCGGCCCCACGCCGCCTTTGCTTCCTCAGGCTCGCATCCCCCTCCTTCCGCGGCTGCCGCCGTGGCGCTACCGGAGCAGTCATAATGGACACCGCGGCATCGAGATACGCGAACGCGCTCGCCGACGTCGCCCGGTCGAACGGCAGTCTTGAGGCTTCCATCACCGACATGGAGAAGGTGGATCGGCTATTCGCCGACCCTGAAGTCCAGTCCTTCTTCGCCAACCCCACTGTGGCGCCGGATCGGAAGGCGGAGTTGGTGAAGGAGATCGCCGCCTCCTGCGAGCTCCGCCCCCACACTGCCAACTTCCTCAACATCCTCGTCGAGATGCAGCGGATCGACATCGTCAAGGAGATCGCCAGGGAGTTCGAGGCGTGCTGCAACCGAATGACTAATACGGAGGTCGCCATCGTATCGTCTGTGGTCCGGCTGGAGCCACAAGATCTCGCCCATATTGCGCAGGCAGTGCAGAGGCTCACCGGGGCCAAGAACGTGAGGATCAAGACGGTACTCGACCCCTCCCTCATTGCCGGCTTCACGATTCGGTACGGGCCATCGGGGTCCAAGTTCATCGACATGAGCGTCAAGAAGCAGATCAATGATATCGCTTCGCAGCTCGACTTTTCTTTCACCTCCCATTCCCTTGACTGA